A single region of the Legionella oakridgensis ATCC 33761 = DSM 21215 genome encodes:
- the ndhC gene encoding NADH-quinone oxidoreductase subunit A, whose product MLSEYLPVLVFIVIGLGLGLIMLGAGSLLSKHHPDSEKNSPYECGFSAFETSRIPFDVRYYLVAILFIIFDLETAFFFPWALALRKIGWFGFSAMMIFLGLLVIGFIYEWKRGALEWE is encoded by the coding sequence ATGCTATCTGAATACTTACCTGTTCTTGTTTTTATCGTCATAGGCCTAGGCTTGGGATTGATTATGCTAGGGGCAGGGTCTCTGCTGTCTAAGCATCATCCTGATTCTGAAAAAAATTCGCCATATGAGTGCGGGTTTAGTGCCTTTGAAACGTCAAGAATTCCTTTCGATGTACGTTATTACCTGGTTGCCATTTTATTTATCATATTTGACTTGGAAACGGCATTTTTTTTCCCCTGGGCGCTCGCATTACGTAAAATCGGTTGGTTTGGTTTTTCCGCAATGATGATCTTTCTTGGCTTGTTGGTCATCGGATTTATTTATGAGTGGAAACGGGGGGCACTGGAATGGGAGTAA